A portion of the Apus apus isolate bApuApu2 chromosome 3, bApuApu2.pri.cur, whole genome shotgun sequence genome contains these proteins:
- the LOC127382371 gene encoding uncharacterized protein LOC127382371 isoform X8 produces the protein MSGSTARKVQPFTISTKLSLPKCAADCPRDACPSIALASALDNHRGLRRSLNERISLYLAQARASPAAPEGQPRSPSPGDEAGTDEERLNRNSLVRSIKKITLSNWHGEAGAGNAGGHGDPARTGGERNHNNNNSRPGKAQFKVFLRKDVDAEDEQQEAGSLWTGGFCSLVDRGSPLNALAGPPPSLPWKESPKGKEPAAAPRCSGRSGVGVSPLLDPSPLVAQFNREMLQAEGWVRGKLRDLKDGCDLQDWEEVAQTLQRDMKDFENTLIKLNQMGEQLMWRVSPSADGVRRQLLALRDQWQLLKQTAASQNKALGGLRSLQDFNRKAEQLEAWIRHKEEKPSLAALLQESPDKIQLTRRILDLKQEEQQFQSLHEELNSLAQKLEKQGKSESRSISARRKHLNKTWLRLQGTLKEHHEALQLALEVASFLQQADTLLRAIHAKQKSICVLGKPGEGEPCRDRDVRDMASQVMMLDVTVSQLLSLQPSLAARLTPKHRDVKERWAQLQQALRTEKAPALVSSSLGSKAVAPSTEPQDDSSRGTVGKEAGDKRTRGPGSTVLKDVPGKTEEHGRGEKSSPGSPATGQPPHGWDSKSRRRRETEAEWGMRQAEAQVQDVCQVVNVTVCQHKESGGPGIPSHLLGDMKSLEVARKQREPLDPSSSARAVLLEGPEPGGPLGSPPVEAMLRELGELWEDLQRKHQENGAVLQEIDKALRLVGELDRAERWLQSVAGSLSEPATMRSPVELRRDLEETGQLERQLLLCGLKLQGLREEAAGESPAEHEGARKMQRKVEMVEEKLARVQATLQRRVADLRDSLVLSEFLQDLQEEEARSQQGPAAVAEVSPRLEALRCRAEALARATAQAESGFTTVKSEKDLQGLQGLLSQQQEMEHVMSETLKGQLEELERAAAHLQELCPAQLCPVSQEVQRTLQAWAGLQELLRETRARVQQAGRLWHFFKDYLAMISWTEDTRAQIFSESPSGHGFPEAPCEELERRIEGKLKEFEALAAVGQELVSEEHYLSPTIKERLEELQSMLGWVLVRWRAQKHQRDPGSKQQERRDTESPVGTSPTSQEQRATGPRPQLESICSPAGFMPCSLQEPMQGLGRQVPVATASSPLPSPDSPLPSPLLGAPLEVERSWGEPRSLTPHSAEPPEEAAIWDPSETSTLLLPPRGPGGLGGTVNLILSISKKGEKKKNVQMVTSGEQPAEEVVRTLPATKPSSCKTFWKRCQGLLGNTWGSLKRKRKPPRQPVEEVQQVEARKTCDSKRPPAAARCPLAPSDGTLATSHTLPKTGAGSLFNSLQRRERARAEQARLLTLQGIMGASSLQPPPEEHHGPSNTWPQKCGRRKGGPGAAASGVGELLLYVRNPLVRDIDAECGAAPEGPRLPDSKATCPHLALGSVLSLELPRDVSVLGCHQGATVPRGEAEGQEQRQGRKVRPWKPRGTHGARWQEEVDVDKHSPQVPGDGMGTSPKSERGTWFEEVSFNPSYSSQRAYCARDECWSPQRPGSTSKELQDFRPSQPSHTGVLHGWVGQEEDKLTTRLGQDSSPSTIGRARHHEATRLELRPSPASIPSRAEAIPSRQQPTRSAQPGGPLASPAAPTQLSVFEWALGSLQPPSPVPDTREVCHPAHGQFEEEEEELQAIWDRVGEQQVPSPPASSHACRGQRSKGDSLPSPDATASGPLILLADNNVLVAKFTLPTAARLLHSPAGDKSPSVGHSGGGSPSKHGASPCMEELVTAASLDSPSAWDRRRQGEEEREGGKAYPSKAEFQMMEGTLERKHVLQTGGKKANCRAWGLFHAVLMRQTLCFYQDRRDSLKSSVVALPLNLSGAVCTLDTEYTKKTNCFRLQLRDGSEYLLRAPSQPLMNEWVSKLQQNSGFPEVDYFQAAAQRVEGTGGAGGFSKVPSPGSSHLQGHHQVTTAKSQEIVVLPRSNAPLPQPLSSKDGPADGTVAAAEDAHWAGHREQRWSPRGSPGLWDNSCQEDDYGLVANKRRSYSFTSATYQKITPVAAPKEPVEAGGSYSVTLYIGEQASAVPRARCHSFVARPGSPRGTLGEKTPGPSRPKNKSVFKKFFGKKE, from the exons ATGTCGGGCAGCACGGCGAGGAAGGTCCAGCCCTTCACAATCAGCACCAAGCTGTCGCTGCCCAAGTGTGCCGCCGACTGCCCCAGGGACGCCTGCCCCAGCATCGCGCTCGCCTCCGCTCTGGACAATCACCGCGGCCTCCGCCGCAGCCTCAACGAGCGCATCTCCCTCTACCTGGCCCAAGCCCgggccagccccgccgcccccgagggccagccccgcagccccagccccggcgATGAAGCGGGGACTGACGAGGAGCGGCTGAACCGCAACTCCCTCGTCCGCTCCATTAAGAAGATCACGCTGTCCAACTGGCACGGGGAAGCTGGCGCGGGAAACGCGGGGGGACACGGGGACCCTGCTCGGACCGGCGGCGAGAGgaaccacaacaacaacaacagcaggCCAGGGAAAGCTCAGTTCAAG GTCTTCCTTAGGAAGGATGTGGATGCAGAGGatgagcagcaggaggctggaagTCTGTGGACTGGTGGTTTCTGCTCTCTGGTGGACAGAGGATCTCCCCTCAATGCG TTGGCAGGACCCCCACCATCATTGCCCTGGAAAGAGAGCCCCAAGGGCAAGGAGCCCGCAGCGGCACCAAGATGCAGCGGGCGAAGTGGCGTGGGAGTGTCCCCCCTCCTTGACCCAAGCCCTCTGGTAGCCCAGTTCAACCgggagatgctgcag GCAGAGGGCTGGGTGCGAGGCAAGCTGCGGGACCTGAAGGATGGCTGTGACCTCCAGGACTGGGAGGAGGTGGCTCAGACCCTGCAACGGGACATGAAGGATTTTGAGAACACGCTGATAAAGCTCAATCAG ATGGGCGAGCAACTGATGTGGCGGGTGAGCCCCAGTGCCGATGGGGTGcggaggcagctgctggccctgcGGGACCAGTGGCAACTCCTGAAGCAGACAGCTGCCAGCCAGAACAAAGCCCTGGGGGGGCTGCGGAGCCTGCAGGACttcaacagaaaagcagagcagctggaggcaTGGATCAGGCACAAG GAGGAGAAGCCCTCGCTGGCAGCCCTCCTGCAGGAAAGCCCAGACAAGATCCAGCTCACTCGCCGCATCCTTGACTTGAAGCAG gaggagcagcagttCCAGAGTCTGCATGAGGAGCTGAACAGTCTGGCCCAGAAGCTGGAGAAACAAGGCAAAAGTGAGAGCAGGAGCATCTCAGCCCGGCGCAAGCACCTCAATAAAAC GTGGCTGCGGCTGCAGGGCACCCTGAAGGAGCACCATGAGGCTCTGCAGCTCGCTCTGGAGGTGGCCTCCTTTCTCCAGCAAGCAGATACCCTGCTCAGGGCCATCCATGCCAAG CAGAAGAGCATTTGTGTTCTGGGGAAGCCAGGGGAGGGTGAGCCATGCCGGGATCGAGATGTCAGGGACATGGCCAGCCAGGTGATG ATGCTGGATGTGACTGtgtcccagctcctcagcctgcagcccagcctggcagcacgACTCACCCCCAAGCACCGAGATGTCAAGGAGAGGtgggcacagctccagcaggcaCTGAG GACGGAAAAGGCTCCAGCGCTGGTGAGCAGTTCCCTGGGGAGCAAAGCTGTGGCTCCAAGCACGGAGCCCCAGGATGACAGCAGCCGTGGGACTGtggggaaggaagcaggagacAAACGGACAAGAGGCCCTGGGAGCACG GTGCTGAAGGATGTGCCGGGGAAGACAGAGGAGcatgggagaggggagaagagcagccctggctctccAGCAACGGGGCAGCCCCCTCATGGCTGGGACAGCAAAAG caggaggaggagagagacagaggcTGAGTGGGGAATGCGGCAGGCAGaggcccaggtgcaggatgtCTGTCAGGTGGTGAATGTG ACTGTGTGCCAACACAAGGAGAGTGGGGGTCCTGGCATCCCCTCGCATCTACTGGGGGACATGAAGAGCCTGGAAGTAGCACGAAAGCAGCGGGAGCCCCTGGACCCCAGCTccagtgccagggctgtgctcttG GAGGGGCCAGAGCCAGGGGGGCCTCTGGGCAGCCCACCGGTGGAGGCCATGCTGCGGGAACTGGGGGAGCTGTGGGAGGACCTGCAGAGGAAGCACCAGGAGAATGGCGCTGTGCTACAGGAAATTGATAAG GCACTGAGGCTCGTGGGGGAGCTGGACCGGGCTGAGCGGTGGCTGCAGTCTGTGGCCGGGTCGCTCTCAGAGCCAGCCACCATGAGGAGCCCCGTGGAGCTGCGCCGGGACCTGGAGGAGACGGGACAGCTGGAGAGACAGCTCCTGCTGTGTGGCCTCAAGCTCCAGGGGCTGCGGGAGGAGGCAGCGGGCGAGTCACCTGCTGAGCATGAAGGGGCGAGGAAGATGCAAAGAAAGGTGGAGATGGTGGAGGAGAA GTTGGCACGTGTGCAGGCAACCCTGCAGCGCCGGGTAGCAGACCTGCGTGACTCCCTGGTGCTGTCTGAGTTCCTGCAGGACCTGCAAGAGGAGGAGGCACGGAGCCAGCAGGGACCTGCAGCA gTGGCAGAAGTGTCCCCACGCCTGGAGGCCCTTCGATGCAGAGCCGAGGCACTGGCTCGTGCCACTGCCCAAGCTGAGAGTGGCTTCACCACAGTGAAGAGTGAGAAGGatctccaggggctgcagggcttgctgagccagcagcaggagatggag CATGTGATGTCGGAGACCCTGaaggggcagctggaggagctggagagggcAGCTGCCCACTTGCAAGAACTCTGCcctgctcagctgtgccctgtcAGTCAGGAGGTGCAGAGGACGCTGcaggcctgggcagggctgcaggaactGCTGCGGGAGACCCGGGCCCGTGTACAGCAGGCGGGCCGGCTGTGGCACTTCTTCAAGGATTACTTGGCCATGAT CTCCTGGACAGAGGACACACGGGCTCAGATCTTCTCCGAGAGCCCAAGTGGCCATGGTTTTCCAGAGGCTCCATGTGAGGAACTGGAGAGGAGGATTGAAGGGAAGCTCAAGGAGTTTGAGGCACTGGCAGcagtggggcaggagctggtgtcTGAGGAGCACTACCTGAGCCCAACG ataAAGGAACGcttggaggagctgcagagcatgctgggctgggtgctggtgcGTTGGCGAGCCCAAAAGCACCAGCGGGACCCAGGGAGCAAGCAGCAGGAAAGACGGGACACAGAGAGTCCCGTGGGCACATCCCCCACCAGCCAA GAGCAGCGTGCCACAGGTCCTCGGCCCCAGCTGGAGAGCATCTGCAGCCCAGCGGGATTCAtgccctgctccctccaggAGCCCATGCAAGGACTGGGGCGGCAGGTGCCAGTGGCAACAGCCAGCTCTCCACTGCCATCACCTGACTCCCCACTGCCATCACCCCTCTTGGGTGCCCCATTGGAagtggagaggagctggggggagcCCAGAAGCTTGACACCTCACAGTGCAGAACCCCCCGAGGAGGCTGCCATCTGGGATCCCTCTGAGACCTCCACGCTGCTGCTGCCACCGAGGGGCCCCGGTGGGCTGGGGGGGACAGTCAACCTCATCCTCAGCATCAGCAAGAAGGGTGAGAAGAAGAAGAACGTGCAGATGGTGACCAGTGGTGAGCAGCCAGCAGAAGAGGTTGTCCGGACG ctccctgccacTAAACCCTCAAGCTGTAAAACCTTTTGGAAGCGTTGCCAGGGGCTTTTAGGAAACACTTGGGGTAGCTTAAAGCGAAAGAGAAAGCCACCTCGCCAGCCAGTGGAAGAG gtgcagcAGGTGGAGGCCAGGAAAACCTGTGACTCCAAGCGGCCGCCCGCTGCTGCCCGCTGCCCTCTGGCACCCAGTGACGGGACCCTAGCCACGTCCCACACGCTGCCCAAGACCGGGGCTGGCTCCCTCTTCAACAGCCTgcagcggcgggagcgggcgcGGGCCGAGCAGGCGCGGCTGCTGACCCTGCAGGGCATCATGGGcgccagctccctgcagcccccgccCGAGGAGCACCACGGCCCCAGCAACACGTGGCCGCAGAAGTGCGGCCGGAGGAAGGGGGGCCCGGGGGCAGCCGCCTCTGGAgttggggagctgctgctctacGTCAGGAACCCGCTGGTGCGGGACATCGACGCCGAGTGTGGGGCAGCCCCGGAGGGCCCCCGCCTCCCTGACTCAAAAGCCACGTGCCCCCACCTGGCCCTGGGCTCGGTGCTTAGCCTGGAGCTGCCCCGAGACGTGTCAGTCCTGGGGTGCCACCAAGGGGCCACGGTGCCACGGGGGGAGGCggaggggcaggagcagaggcagggcaggaaggtgaGGCCATGGAAGCCCAGGGGCACGCATGGGGCCAGATGGCAGGAGGAGGTGGATGTAGATAAGCACAGTCCTCAGGTGCCCGGTGATGGAATGGGGACATCCCCTAAGAGTGAACGAGGAACATGGTTTGAGGAGGTGAGCTTCAACCCCAGCTACAGCAGCCAAAGGGCGTACTGCGCCAGGGATGAGTGCTGGAGCCCGCAGCgccctggcagcaccagcaaaGAACTCCAGGACTTCAGGCCGAGCCAGCCATCCCACACCGGTGTGCTGCATGGGTGGGTTGGCCAGGAGGAGGACAAGCTGACCACCCGACTGGGCCAGGACAGCAGTCCCAGCACCATTGGCAGGGCCAGGCACCACGAAGCCACTCGGCTGGAGCTCAGGCCATCCCCTGCCAGCATCCCCAGCAGGGCAGAAGCCATCCCAAGCAGACAGCAGCCAACCCGCAGCGCCCAGCCTGGTGGGCCCCTGgcttcccctgctgcccccactCAGCTCTCGGTCTTCGAGTGGGCACTggggtccctgcagccccctaGCCCTGTGCCAGACACCAGGGAGGTGTGCCACCCTGCCCACGGgcagtttgaggaagaggaggaggagctgcaggctaTCTGGGATAGGGTAGGCGAGCAGCAGGTACCCAGCCCGCCAGCCAGCAGCCATGCCTGCCGTGGGCAGAGGAGCaagggggacagcctgcccagccctgaCGCCACTGCCAGCGGGCCTCTCATCCTCTTGGCAGACAATAACGTGCTGGTGGCCAAGTTCACTCTTCCCACCGCTGCCCGGCTcctccacagcccagcaggagaTAAGAGCCCCAGCGTGGGGCACAGCGGTGGTGGCAGCCCCAGCAAGCACGGGGCATCCCCCTGCATGGAAGAGCTGGTGACCGCAGCCTCCTTGGACAGCCCGAGTGCCTGGGATCGGCGGAGGCAAGgtgaagaggagagagaaggcggcaag GCCTATCCCAGTAAAGCAGAGTTTCAGATGATGGAGGGGACGCTGGAAAGGAAGCATGTGTTGCAAACAGGAGGGAAGAAG GCCAACTGCCGTGCCTGGGGCCTCTTCCATGCTGTGCTGATGAGGCAGACACTGTGCTTCTACCAGGACCGGAGGGACAGCCTCAAG agctctgtggtAGCCCTTCCACTAAACCTCTCTGGGGCAGTTTGCACCCTGGACACTGAGTACACCAAGAAGACCAACTGCTTCAGGCTACA GCTGCGGGATGGTTCTGAGTACCTCCTGAGGGCCCCCTCACAGCCCCTCATGAACGAATGGGTCTCCAAGCTGCAGCAAAACTCAG GTTTCCCTGAAGTGGATTActtccaggcagcagcacagcgTGTCGAGGGCACCGGCGGTGCTGGGGG TTTCAGCAAggtccccagccctggaagcTCCCACCTCCAGGGACATCATCAGGTCACAACTGCCAAGAGCCAGGAGATCGTGGTGCTACCCCGATCAAACGCCCCGCTGCCGCAGCCTCTGAGCAGCAAGGATGGCCCAGCCGATGGgactgtggctgcagcag AGGATGCTCATTGGGCCGGGCACAGGGAGCAGCGGTGGTCACCGAGGGGGTCCCCCGGGCTGTGGGACAACAGCTGCCAAGAAGATGACTACGGGCTGGTGGCCAACAAGAGGAGGTCCTACTCCTTCACCTCAG CCACCTACCAGAAGATCACCCCAGTGGCGGCACCCAAGGAGCCTGTGGAGGCTGGGGGCAGCTACTCGGTCACGCTGTACATCGGGGAGCAAGCCTCGGCTGTGCCACGGGCACGCTGCCACTCCTTTGTGGCCCGGCCAGGGAGCCCACGGGGCACGCTGGGGGAGAAGACCCCCGGCCCCTCTCGCCCCAAGAACAAATCAGTCTTCAAGAAGTTCTTCGGCAAGAAGGAGTGA